Proteins found in one Micromonospora sp. WMMD1082 genomic segment:
- a CDS encoding LacI family DNA-binding transcriptional regulator: MAANDNRTVTIAAIARLAGVSVPTVSRVINGRSDVAPQTRERVEELLTRHGYRRRPPSMRASSGLVDLVFNDLDSPWAVEIIRGVEDVAHAAGVGTVVSAIHRRTSSAKQWLDNIRTRSTEGVIFVTSTLEPPQQAELRRLNIPAVIVDPAGVPAQDAPTIGATNWAGSLRATEYLIGLGHRRIGFIAGPPQLMCSRARMDGYRAALETAGIPIDDRLIQAGNFYHEAGFSGGVRLLGLTEPPTAIFASSDQMALGVYEAVRQRGLRVPDDISVVGFDDLPEVRWCSPPLTTVRQPLAEMGMLAARTVLRLARGEKVESPRVELATELVIRDSAAAPAT; this comes from the coding sequence ATGGCTGCCAACGACAACCGGACAGTGACCATCGCGGCCATCGCGCGCTTGGCCGGCGTGTCGGTGCCGACGGTGTCGCGCGTGATCAATGGTCGTTCGGATGTGGCTCCGCAGACCCGTGAGCGGGTGGAGGAGTTGCTGACGCGGCATGGTTACCGGCGTCGGCCGCCGAGTATGCGGGCGAGTTCCGGGTTGGTGGATCTGGTGTTCAACGATCTGGACAGCCCGTGGGCGGTGGAGATCATTCGTGGTGTGGAGGATGTGGCGCATGCTGCGGGCGTGGGCACGGTCGTCTCCGCCATTCACCGCCGCACCTCCTCCGCCAAGCAGTGGCTCGACAACATCCGGACCCGGTCCACCGAGGGGGTCATCTTCGTGACCTCCACCCTCGAACCGCCGCAGCAGGCGGAGTTGCGCCGGCTCAACATCCCCGCGGTGATCGTCGATCCCGCCGGCGTCCCCGCCCAGGACGCGCCGACCATCGGCGCCACCAACTGGGCGGGGAGCCTGCGGGCGACGGAGTATCTGATCGGTTTGGGGCATCGGCGGATCGGGTTCATCGCCGGGCCGCCGCAGTTGATGTGCAGCCGGGCCCGGATGGACGGCTACCGGGCCGCCCTGGAGACGGCCGGCATCCCGATCGACGACCGGCTGATCCAGGCGGGCAACTTCTACCACGAGGCGGGTTTCTCCGGTGGGGTGCGGTTGTTGGGGTTGACGGAGCCGCCGACGGCGATCTTCGCGTCGAGTGATCAGATGGCGTTGGGGGTGTACGAGGCGGTGCGGCAGCGGGGGTTGCGGGTGCCGGACGACATCAGTGTGGTGGGGTTCGATGATCTGCCGGAGGTGCGGTGGTGTTCGCCGCCGTTGACGACGGTGCGGCAGCCGTTGGCGGAGATGGGGATGTTGGCGGCGCGTACGGTGTTGCGGCTGGCCAGGGGTGAGAAGGTGGAGAGCCCTCGGGTGGAGTTGGCCACCGAACTCGTCATCCGGGACAGCGCGGCGGCGCCCGCGACCTGA
- a CDS encoding endo-1,4-beta-xylanase, which translates to MTVGVVAFATAAALNTVPATAGKPYDPTTQSLAKLGLRHGLQIGTAVDMAALNDASEPQYRKIVATEFSSVTAENVMKWESLEPTRGNYNWGPADQLVDFAKRNRQSVRGHVLVWQNQLPTWLTSGVADGSISRQELRELLRKHITTVVSRYQGKISQWDVINEAVSDPWDNPPTLHYKGFWAQHLGPDYIADAFRWARAADPKALLFYNDYNIEAFGSGDPADDKTQFVYDMAKRLLAQRVPIDGIGSQGHLGTQYGNYDTLQVAAALKKFGALGLVTAFTEVDVRSQLTEAVQAGDEAEINPRLQASAANFSVLLKACLAVRSCLSYTVWGFSDKYSWVPSWFNDPPEGLATIYDENFQPKRAYYEIKSDLIFAGPPYVLPRIAPKPRR; encoded by the coding sequence ATGACCGTTGGCGTGGTCGCCTTCGCGACCGCGGCGGCGTTGAACACGGTGCCGGCCACCGCCGGTAAGCCGTACGACCCGACCACGCAGAGCCTGGCCAAGCTCGGCCTGCGGCACGGTCTGCAGATCGGCACCGCGGTCGACATGGCCGCCCTCAACGATGCCAGCGAACCGCAGTACCGCAAGATCGTCGCGACCGAGTTCTCCTCGGTGACCGCGGAGAACGTGATGAAGTGGGAGAGCCTGGAGCCCACCCGCGGCAACTACAACTGGGGCCCGGCCGACCAGCTCGTCGACTTCGCCAAGCGCAACAGGCAGAGCGTGCGTGGCCACGTACTGGTGTGGCAGAACCAGCTGCCGACCTGGCTGACCAGCGGCGTGGCCGACGGCTCCATCAGCAGGCAGGAGCTGCGTGAGCTGCTGCGCAAGCACATCACCACCGTGGTCAGCCGGTACCAGGGCAAGATCTCGCAGTGGGATGTGATCAACGAGGCGGTCAGCGACCCGTGGGACAACCCACCCACCCTGCACTACAAGGGGTTCTGGGCCCAGCACCTCGGGCCCGACTACATCGCCGACGCGTTCCGCTGGGCGCGCGCCGCCGACCCCAAGGCGCTGCTGTTCTACAACGACTACAACATCGAGGCGTTCGGCTCGGGTGACCCGGCGGACGACAAGACGCAGTTCGTCTACGACATGGCCAAGCGGCTGCTCGCCCAGCGCGTCCCGATCGACGGCATCGGCAGCCAGGGCCACCTGGGCACCCAGTACGGCAACTACGACACCCTCCAGGTGGCCGCCGCGCTGAAGAAGTTCGGCGCGCTCGGGCTCGTGACCGCGTTCACCGAGGTCGACGTCCGCAGCCAGCTGACCGAGGCCGTCCAGGCTGGCGACGAGGCGGAGATCAACCCCCGGTTGCAGGCGTCGGCCGCGAACTTCAGCGTGCTGTTGAAGGCGTGCCTCGCCGTACGCAGCTGCCTGTCGTACACCGTCTGGGGCTTCAGCGACAAGTACTCCTGGGTACCGAGCTGGTTCAACGACCCGCCCGAGGGCCTGGCCACCATCTACGACGAGAACTTCCAGCCCAAGCGGGCGTACTACGAGATCAAGTCCGACCTGATCTTCGCCGGCCCGCCGTACGTCCTGCCGCGCATCGCACCCAAGCCCCGCCGCTGA
- a CDS encoding glycoside hydrolase family 43 protein, with amino-acid sequence MSTEIADVATARSIRNPVLTGFHPDPSILRVDDDYYLATSTFEWYPGVRVHHSKDLVHWRALGGIITERRLLDLRGCGDSNGVWAPDLTYHDGLFYLVYSDVASFASGYWDSQNFLTTAPAVTGPWSDPVRLHSRGFDAALFHDDDGTTWLLGMSADWRPGRDRFGGIEIQQYDPVRRELVGSPRIIFTGTEVGLTEGPHLYRHDGWYWLVTAEGGTSWEHQVTVARSRDLFGPYEVDPAGPLLTSVDRPDLTLQKAGHGSLVRTQHGDWYLAHLVGRPYTPLGNCVLGRETALQKVDWSPGGWPSVPGGVPADEIPAPELPAHPWPDAPATDDFDTPELAACWSTLRRPATDDWIDLCSRPSHLRVYGGQSPVGRQTPSLVARRVGAAHCSLETAVDFDPGDHRHLAGIAGYYNTQNWHYLYLTRADDGRAVLELLSCDSGRRTAYPQFTVDTGGARRVGLRVTFDGPALRFAYDLGDGWQQVPVELDATILSDEHAAQIVDGEPAAWGFTGSFLGLWVQDLGGDGRYADFDHATYLEH; translated from the coding sequence ATGTCGACCGAGATCGCAGACGTGGCCACCGCCCGGTCGATCCGAAACCCCGTGCTCACCGGCTTCCATCCGGACCCGTCCATCCTGCGCGTCGACGACGACTACTACCTCGCCACCTCGACCTTCGAGTGGTATCCGGGGGTACGGGTACACCACTCGAAGGACCTCGTGCACTGGCGCGCGCTCGGTGGGATCATCACGGAACGCCGCCTACTCGATCTGCGCGGTTGCGGCGACTCCAACGGGGTCTGGGCCCCTGACCTCACCTACCACGATGGACTGTTCTACCTTGTCTACAGCGACGTGGCCAGTTTTGCCAGCGGCTACTGGGACTCGCAAAACTTCCTCACCACCGCGCCGGCCGTGACCGGCCCGTGGTCGGACCCGGTGCGGCTGCACTCGCGTGGCTTCGACGCCGCGCTGTTCCACGACGACGACGGCACCACCTGGCTGCTGGGGATGAGCGCCGACTGGCGGCCGGGACGCGACCGCTTCGGCGGCATCGAGATCCAGCAGTACGATCCGGTCCGGCGGGAACTGGTCGGCAGCCCTCGCATCATCTTCACCGGTACCGAGGTCGGCCTGACCGAAGGGCCGCACCTCTACCGCCACGACGGCTGGTACTGGCTCGTCACCGCCGAGGGCGGCACCAGCTGGGAGCACCAGGTCACCGTCGCCCGGTCGCGGGACCTCTTCGGGCCGTACGAGGTCGACCCGGCCGGGCCGCTGCTCACCTCCGTCGACCGGCCCGACCTCACCCTGCAGAAGGCCGGCCACGGCAGTCTGGTCCGCACCCAGCACGGCGACTGGTACCTCGCCCACCTGGTGGGACGCCCCTACACCCCGCTGGGCAACTGCGTGCTCGGGCGGGAGACCGCGTTGCAGAAGGTCGACTGGTCGCCGGGCGGCTGGCCCAGCGTCCCCGGCGGCGTCCCCGCCGACGAGATCCCCGCCCCGGAGCTGCCGGCCCACCCGTGGCCCGACGCGCCGGCCACCGACGACTTCGACACCCCGGAGCTGGCCGCCTGCTGGTCGACCCTGCGCCGCCCGGCGACGGACGACTGGATCGACCTGTGCTCCCGCCCGTCGCACCTGCGCGTCTACGGTGGCCAGTCCCCCGTCGGCAGACAGACGCCGAGCCTGGTGGCGCGGCGGGTGGGTGCGGCCCACTGCTCGCTGGAGACCGCCGTCGACTTCGACCCGGGCGACCACCGGCACCTGGCCGGGATCGCCGGCTACTACAACACCCAGAACTGGCACTACCTCTACCTGACCCGGGCCGACGACGGTCGGGCCGTGCTGGAGCTGCTCAGCTGCGACAGCGGTCGACGCACCGCGTACCCGCAGTTCACCGTCGACACCGGTGGCGCCCGCCGGGTCGGCCTGCGGGTGACCTTCGACGGCCCGGCGCTGCGCTTCGCGTACGACCTGGGCGACGGCTGGCAGCAGGTGCCGGTCGAGTTGGACGCCACCATCCTGTCCGACGAGCACGCGGCCCAGATCGTCGACGGTGAACCGGCCGCCTGGGGCTTCACCGGTTCGTTCCTCGGTTTGTGGGTACAGGATCTCGGCGGCGACGGCCGCTACGCCGACTTCGACCACGCTACCTACCTCGAACACTGA
- a CDS encoding metalloregulator ArsR/SmtB family transcription factor codes for MGDDAEPPPDVGEGEGDIFKALADPTRRRILDELAERDGQTLFEICARLTMKYQLGSSRQAISQHLEVLARAGLVTSHREGRYKFHHIDTAPLQRLTDRWRHRRTREN; via the coding sequence GTGGGTGACGACGCCGAACCTCCGCCCGACGTCGGCGAGGGCGAGGGCGACATCTTCAAGGCCCTGGCCGACCCGACCCGGAGGAGGATCCTCGACGAACTGGCCGAGCGCGACGGCCAGACGCTGTTCGAGATCTGCGCGCGACTGACCATGAAGTACCAGCTCGGCTCGTCCCGGCAGGCGATCTCCCAGCACCTGGAGGTGCTGGCCAGGGCCGGCCTGGTCACCAGCCACCGCGAGGGCCGCTACAAGTTCCACCACATCGACACCGCACCCCTGCAACGCCTTACCGATCGATGGCGCCACCGCCGAACGAGGGAGAACTGA
- a CDS encoding polysaccharide deacetylase family protein, giving the protein MSSTAQPLRLPHPAASGQRTEPPPVRPAEVVGSDHVVCLTFDDGPHPVHTPRLLDILAAHRVRAVFFLQGDRVIEHPEVVRRIAAAGHALGNHGMHHDNMSAWTAGRIASDLLETNAVVRHAVPQARVPYFRAPYGAWGQTPTVATALGMRPMGWRLEVADWEPPGTDELLRRLTEGVVPGAVVLLHDGGGDRSQTVDAVDRAIPVLRASGWRFTLPDDRLAS; this is encoded by the coding sequence ATGTCGTCCACCGCCCAGCCCCTGCGCCTCCCGCATCCCGCCGCGTCCGGGCAGCGCACCGAGCCTCCACCGGTACGCCCCGCCGAGGTGGTCGGCTCCGACCACGTCGTGTGCCTCACCTTCGACGACGGGCCGCACCCGGTGCACACCCCGCGCCTGCTCGACATCCTGGCGGCCCATCGCGTCCGGGCGGTCTTCTTCCTCCAGGGCGACCGCGTCATCGAGCACCCCGAGGTGGTACGCCGGATCGCCGCGGCCGGGCACGCGCTGGGCAACCACGGGATGCACCACGACAACATGAGCGCCTGGACCGCCGGCCGGATCGCCTCGGACCTGCTGGAAACCAACGCGGTGGTCCGGCACGCGGTGCCGCAGGCCCGCGTCCCCTACTTCCGGGCACCGTACGGCGCCTGGGGTCAGACCCCCACCGTGGCGACCGCTCTCGGGATGCGGCCGATGGGTTGGCGGCTGGAGGTGGCCGACTGGGAACCACCCGGCACCGACGAGCTGCTGCGTCGCCTCACCGAGGGCGTCGTGCCGGGCGCGGTGGTGCTGTTGCACGACGGCGGCGGGGACCGGAGCCAGACCGTCGACGCCGTCGACCGGGCGATCCCGGTGCTCCGCGCCAGCGGCTGGCGGTTCACCCTGCCCGACGACCGGCTCGCCAGCTGA
- a CDS encoding VOC family protein translates to MRINLTSVLVHDQDEALRFYTEVLGFVKKTEVPLGEARWLTVVSPDDPDGCELLLEPDQHPAAKPWKEALVNDGIPYTSFAVEDVAAEFERLRGLGVRFTQAPLQMGTVTTAVFDDTCGNLIQIAQAG, encoded by the coding sequence ATGCGCATCAATCTCACCAGTGTTCTGGTCCACGACCAGGACGAGGCCCTGCGGTTCTACACCGAGGTGCTGGGCTTCGTGAAGAAGACCGAGGTCCCGCTCGGCGAGGCCCGCTGGCTCACGGTCGTCTCGCCCGACGATCCGGACGGCTGCGAGTTGCTGCTCGAACCGGACCAGCACCCGGCGGCCAAGCCGTGGAAGGAGGCCCTGGTCAACGACGGCATCCCGTACACGTCCTTCGCCGTCGAGGACGTCGCCGCGGAGTTCGAACGACTGCGCGGCCTGGGCGTACGGTTCACCCAGGCGCCGTTGCAGATGGGCACGGTCACCACCGCGGTCTTCGACGACACGTGCGGCAACCTGATCCAGATCGCGCAGGCCGGCTGA
- a CDS encoding extracellular solute-binding protein, with amino-acid sequence MTAHISRRSLLGLAGAGAGALLLGACGDGESGASEGPQKINWWHVQDAEPMLGVWADMAKQYENTHGNVTIAVEPLEVEAFKTRLNGAIEAKTPPDLFQSWGGGALRQQVEAGLVKDITEDVKEWIGQLLPASVQPYTVDDRIYGIPFDIGMVGFWYNRDHFAKAGIETPPATWAKLLEAVGKLKAAGLVPIALAGKDKWPGHYYWAYLAMRIGGLEELQRAAEDKNFNTPAFVAAGERFRELLDMEPFQRNFLRAEYGAEGGQAATMGNEGAAMELMGQWAPSVQASSSTSKRGLGDRLAFFPFPAVEGGKGSATDAFGGGNGFVVGRDAPASTADFLRTLLQAKNQRRAAQTGAVLPTNQAATGGIKDVNNQVVAANLGIATGFQLYLDQAFPSVVGGQINDSVAELIAGTKDPAQIVKDITRVAKRQ; translated from the coding sequence ATGACAGCGCACATCTCCCGCAGGTCGCTGCTGGGTCTGGCCGGCGCCGGTGCCGGCGCCCTCCTGCTCGGCGCCTGCGGGGATGGGGAAAGCGGTGCCTCGGAAGGTCCGCAGAAGATCAACTGGTGGCACGTCCAGGACGCCGAGCCGATGCTGGGGGTCTGGGCAGACATGGCGAAGCAGTACGAGAACACGCACGGTAACGTCACGATCGCGGTGGAGCCGCTGGAGGTCGAGGCCTTCAAGACCAGGCTGAACGGCGCGATCGAGGCGAAGACGCCGCCGGACCTGTTCCAGTCGTGGGGCGGCGGCGCGCTGCGGCAGCAGGTCGAGGCCGGCCTCGTCAAGGACATCACCGAGGACGTCAAGGAGTGGATCGGGCAGCTGCTGCCCGCCTCGGTGCAGCCGTACACGGTGGACGACCGGATCTACGGGATTCCGTTCGACATCGGCATGGTCGGCTTCTGGTACAACCGGGACCACTTCGCCAAGGCCGGCATCGAGACGCCGCCGGCCACCTGGGCCAAGTTGCTGGAGGCCGTCGGCAAGCTCAAGGCGGCCGGCCTCGTGCCGATCGCGCTCGCCGGCAAGGACAAGTGGCCCGGGCACTACTACTGGGCGTACCTCGCGATGCGCATCGGCGGCCTCGAGGAGTTGCAGCGCGCGGCCGAGGACAAGAACTTCAACACCCCGGCCTTCGTCGCCGCCGGCGAGCGGTTCAGGGAACTGCTCGACATGGAGCCGTTCCAGCGGAACTTCCTCCGGGCGGAGTACGGGGCCGAGGGCGGGCAGGCCGCGACGATGGGTAACGAGGGCGCGGCCATGGAGCTGATGGGCCAGTGGGCGCCGTCGGTGCAGGCGTCCTCCTCGACCAGCAAGAGGGGCCTCGGCGACCGGCTCGCCTTCTTCCCCTTCCCGGCCGTCGAGGGCGGCAAGGGATCGGCGACGGACGCGTTCGGCGGCGGCAACGGCTTCGTGGTCGGCCGCGACGCGCCGGCCTCGACGGCGGACTTCCTGCGCACGCTGCTGCAGGCGAAGAACCAGCGCAGGGCCGCCCAGACCGGCGCGGTGCTACCCACCAACCAGGCCGCCACCGGCGGGATCAAGGACGTGAACAACCAGGTCGTGGCCGCCAACCTGGGCATCGCGACCGGCTTCCAGCTCTACCTCGACCAGGCGTTCCCGTCGGTGGTGGGCGGGCAGATCAACGACAGCGTCGCCGAGCTGATCGCCGGTACCAAGGATCCGGCCCAGATCGTCAAGGACATCACCAGGGTCGCGAAGCGGCAGTAA
- a CDS encoding LacI family DNA-binding transcriptional regulator codes for MVARDTRRVTISAIADLAGVSVPTVSRVINGRSDVAPQTRERVEELLTRHGYRRRPPSMRASSGLVDLVFNDLDSPWAVEIIRGVEDVAHAAGVGTVVSAIHRRTSSAEQWLDGMRRRGTEGVIFVTSMVAPPLQAELRRLTIPVVIVDADGLPPGEAVTIGATNWAGGLRATEYLIGLGHRRIGFIAGPPQLMCSRARMDGYRAALEAAGLSFDEDLVCPGDFYHEAGFSGGVRLLGLTEPPTAIFASSDQMALGVYEAVRQRGLRVPDDISVVGFDDLPEVRWCSPPLTTVRQPLAEMGMLAARTVLRLARGEKVESPRVELATELVIRDSVAPAA; via the coding sequence GTGGTTGCCAGAGACACCCGAAGAGTCACCATCTCCGCGATAGCGGACCTCGCCGGGGTGTCGGTGCCGACGGTGTCGCGCGTGATCAATGGTCGTTCGGATGTGGCTCCGCAGACCCGTGAGCGGGTGGAGGAGTTGCTGACGCGGCATGGTTACCGGCGTCGGCCGCCGAGTATGCGGGCGAGTTCCGGGTTGGTGGATCTGGTGTTCAACGATCTGGACAGCCCGTGGGCGGTGGAGATCATTCGTGGTGTGGAGGATGTGGCGCATGCTGCGGGGGTGGGCACGGTCGTCTCCGCGATCCATCGCCGGACCTCCTCCGCCGAGCAGTGGCTCGACGGCATGCGCCGGCGCGGCACCGAGGGCGTCATCTTCGTGACCTCGATGGTGGCGCCGCCCCTGCAGGCCGAGTTGCGCCGGTTGACCATCCCGGTGGTGATCGTCGACGCGGACGGCCTGCCGCCGGGCGAGGCGGTGACCATCGGCGCCACCAACTGGGCGGGCGGCCTGCGGGCGACGGAGTATCTGATCGGTTTGGGGCATCGGCGGATCGGGTTCATCGCCGGGCCGCCGCAGTTGATGTGCAGCCGGGCCCGGATGGACGGCTACCGGGCCGCCCTGGAGGCGGCCGGGTTGTCCTTCGACGAGGATCTCGTGTGCCCCGGAGACTTCTACCACGAGGCGGGGTTCTCCGGTGGGGTGCGGTTGTTGGGGTTGACGGAGCCGCCGACGGCGATCTTCGCGTCGAGTGATCAGATGGCGTTGGGGGTGTACGAGGCGGTGCGGCAGCGGGGGTTGCGGGTGCCGGACGACATCAGTGTGGTGGGGTTCGATGATCTGCCGGAGGTGCGGTGGTGTTCGCCGCCGTTGACGACGGTGCGGCAGCCGTTGGCGGAGATGGGGATGTTGGCGGCGCGTACGGTGTTGCGGCTGGCCAGGGGCGAGAAGGTGGAGAGCCCTCGGGTGGAGTTGGCCACCGAACTCGTCATCCGGGACAGCGTGGCGCCGGCAGCATAG
- a CDS encoding class I SAM-dependent methyltransferase — protein sequence MTCLSSLAALGYRARVQVPGWLDDTRTSYDTVAVSYAEVLRDALAREPFQRGILALFAELVRAQGNGPVADIGCGPGRITAHLHRIGLDAFGVDLSPGMIDVARRDHPGLRFEVGSMTGLDIADGSLTGILAWFSLIHVPDDEVPTALAEFHRVLRPGGVVLLGFHCGDGSRLKTEGYGGHPMNVYVHHRRPDRVAAWLAAAGFTVEAELVHHPAPDIEGAFVFAHR from the coding sequence ATGACTTGCCTATCAAGCCTGGCGGCGTTGGGCTACCGTGCTCGCGTGCAGGTTCCCGGCTGGCTCGACGACACGCGCACCTCGTACGACACCGTCGCGGTCAGCTACGCCGAGGTGCTGCGCGATGCTCTCGCCCGCGAGCCGTTCCAGCGGGGCATCCTGGCGCTGTTCGCCGAACTCGTCCGCGCCCAGGGCAACGGGCCGGTTGCCGACATCGGCTGCGGTCCCGGCCGGATCACCGCCCACCTGCACCGCATCGGCCTGGACGCGTTCGGCGTCGACCTGTCGCCCGGGATGATCGACGTGGCCCGCCGTGACCATCCCGGCCTGCGCTTCGAGGTCGGCTCCATGACCGGCCTCGACATCGCCGACGGCTCCCTGACCGGAATCCTCGCCTGGTTCTCCCTGATCCACGTCCCCGACGACGAGGTGCCCACCGCCCTCGCGGAGTTCCACCGGGTCCTGCGGCCCGGCGGGGTCGTGCTGCTCGGCTTCCACTGCGGCGACGGCAGCCGACTCAAGACCGAGGGCTACGGCGGCCACCCGATGAACGTCTACGTCCATCATCGCCGGCCGGACCGGGTCGCCGCGTGGCTTGCGGCGGCCGGGTTCACCGTCGAGGCGGAGCTGGTGCACCACCCGGCGCCCGACATCGAGGGCGCCTTCGTCTTCGCCCACCGGTGA
- a CDS encoding NAD-dependent epimerase/dehydratase family protein, which translates to MRLLVMGGTGFVGGVTVAEAVRRGWSVTVFNRGRHGAPPAGVRRLVGDRTAPDGLAALADGEWDVVVDTWDGAPRVARAAARELSDRVGHYVYVSSCSVYAPPVRAGATEQSPLVDADPDAVDGDYPTLKAGAEQALRAVFGDRVLLARAGLILGPGEDIGRLPWWLHRLARGGDVLAPGPADLPVQYVDVRDLATFLLDAAAAGRGGAVNVVSRTGHTTMGELLAACATVTGAGARLRWADPEQLLAAGVEPWNDLPVWIPPGHAYRWMQQLDVSRAYADGLTCRPVADTVADTWAWLRQVGAVPARAGRPAREPVGLGPAREADLLAALATGPTIPTAPA; encoded by the coding sequence ATGAGACTTCTCGTGATGGGCGGAACGGGATTCGTGGGCGGGGTGACGGTCGCCGAGGCGGTCCGCCGGGGCTGGTCGGTGACGGTGTTCAACCGAGGGCGGCACGGTGCGCCGCCGGCGGGCGTACGACGGCTGGTCGGCGACCGCACCGCCCCCGACGGGTTGGCCGCGTTGGCCGACGGGGAGTGGGACGTCGTGGTCGACACCTGGGACGGTGCGCCCCGGGTCGCGCGGGCGGCGGCGCGGGAGCTGTCCGACCGGGTCGGGCACTACGTCTACGTTTCCAGCTGCTCCGTCTATGCGCCGCCGGTGCGGGCCGGTGCCACCGAACAGTCCCCGCTGGTCGACGCGGACCCCGACGCCGTCGACGGTGACTACCCGACGCTCAAGGCCGGCGCCGAACAGGCCCTACGGGCGGTCTTCGGCGACCGCGTGCTGCTCGCCCGGGCCGGGCTGATCCTCGGCCCCGGAGAGGACATCGGCCGGCTGCCGTGGTGGCTGCACCGTCTCGCCCGGGGCGGTGACGTGCTCGCGCCCGGCCCCGCCGACCTGCCGGTGCAGTACGTCGACGTCCGCGACCTGGCGACCTTCCTGCTGGACGCCGCAGCCGCCGGGCGGGGCGGAGCGGTCAACGTGGTGAGCCGGACCGGGCACACCACCATGGGGGAGTTGCTGGCCGCCTGCGCCACGGTCACCGGAGCCGGAGCCCGGCTGCGCTGGGCCGATCCGGAGCAGTTGCTCGCCGCAGGCGTGGAACCCTGGAACGATCTGCCGGTCTGGATCCCGCCGGGGCACGCGTACCGGTGGATGCAGCAACTCGACGTCAGTCGCGCGTACGCCGACGGGCTGACCTGCCGGCCGGTGGCCGACACCGTCGCCGACACCTGGGCCTGGCTGCGCCAGGTGGGTGCCGTGCCGGCCCGGGCCGGCCGGCCGGCCCGGGAGCCGGTCGGCCTCGGTCCCGCCCGGGAGGCCGACCTGCTCGCCGCGCTCGCCACCGGCCCGACGATCCCGACGGCGCCCGCCTGA